Proteins found in one Aquibium microcysteis genomic segment:
- the glgA gene encoding glycogen synthase GlgA yields MKVLSVASEIYPIVKTGGLADVTGALPAALAAHGMAVRTLVPGYRAVMAALGGSRRVVRSYPEFHGGPAAILAAEAAGLDLFVLDAPHLFDRPGAPYGDGADFDDNWRRFAALGKAGAEIAEHGGDGFLPDVVQAHDWQAAMTIAYMRYGNARSVPSVMTVHNLAFQGQFAAAIFPQLGLPDAAMGIDGVEYYGGVGFLKAGLQSASAITTVSPTYAQEIRTPEFGMGLDGLINARAGDLHGIVNGIDVDVWDPQSDALLAATYGPRALQKRRPNRQAVEERFGLDRDDAPILAVISRLTWQKGMDLLADALDRIVAEGAKVAVLGAGDHALEGALLSGAARHHGRVGVVIGYSEPLSHLMQAGCDAILVPSRFEPCGLTQLYGLRYGCVPIVARTGGLADTIVDANEAALSAGVATGFQFAPPTADALLEAIRRAMRCHREPSVWATIQRQGMKADVSWNRSAARYAQLYDTLASDV; encoded by the coding sequence ATGAAGGTTCTCTCCGTCGCCTCCGAGATCTATCCGATCGTCAAGACCGGCGGGCTGGCGGACGTGACGGGCGCGCTGCCCGCGGCGCTCGCCGCGCACGGCATGGCCGTGCGCACGCTGGTGCCGGGCTACCGGGCGGTGATGGCGGCGCTCGGCGGCAGCCGCAGGGTGGTCCGGTCCTATCCGGAGTTCCACGGCGGCCCGGCCGCGATCCTGGCGGCGGAGGCGGCCGGGCTCGACCTCTTCGTGCTCGACGCGCCGCATCTCTTCGACCGGCCGGGCGCGCCCTATGGCGACGGCGCCGATTTCGACGACAACTGGCGCCGCTTCGCCGCCCTCGGCAAGGCCGGCGCCGAGATCGCCGAGCATGGCGGCGACGGCTTCCTGCCGGACGTCGTGCAGGCGCATGACTGGCAGGCGGCGATGACGATCGCCTACATGCGCTACGGCAACGCCCGTTCGGTGCCGTCGGTGATGACCGTGCACAACCTCGCCTTCCAGGGCCAGTTCGCAGCCGCGATCTTCCCGCAGCTCGGCCTGCCCGATGCGGCGATGGGGATCGACGGGGTGGAGTATTACGGCGGCGTCGGCTTCCTGAAGGCCGGGCTCCAGTCGGCCAGCGCCATCACCACGGTGAGCCCGACCTATGCGCAGGAGATCCGCACGCCGGAATTCGGCATGGGTCTCGACGGCCTCATCAACGCCCGCGCCGGCGACCTGCACGGCATCGTCAACGGCATCGACGTCGACGTCTGGGACCCGCAGTCGGACGCGCTGCTGGCGGCCACGTACGGGCCGCGCGCCCTCCAGAAGCGCCGGCCGAACCGGCAGGCGGTCGAGGAGCGCTTCGGGCTCGACCGCGACGACGCGCCGATCCTGGCGGTCATCAGCCGCCTGACCTGGCAGAAGGGCATGGACCTTCTGGCCGACGCGCTCGACCGGATCGTTGCCGAAGGGGCGAAGGTGGCGGTGCTGGGGGCGGGCGACCATGCGCTGGAAGGCGCGCTGCTGTCGGGCGCCGCGCGCCACCACGGCCGGGTCGGCGTGGTCATCGGCTACAGCGAGCCGCTGTCGCACCTGATGCAGGCCGGCTGCGACGCCATCCTGGTGCCCTCGCGCTTCGAGCCCTGCGGGCTGACCCAGCTCTACGGCCTGCGCTACGGCTGCGTGCCGATCGTGGCGCGGACAGGCGGGCTCGCCGACACGATCGTCGACGCCAACGAGGCGGCCCTTTCGGCGGGCGTCGCCACCGGCTTCCAGTTCGCGCCGCCGACGGCCGACGCCCTGCTCGAGGCGATCCGGCGCGCGATGCGCTGCCACCGCGAGCCCTCGGTCTGGGCGACGATCCAGCGCCAGGGCATGAAGGCCGACGTCTCGTGGAACCGCAGCGCGGCCCGCTATGCCCAATTGTACGATACCCTCGCCTCGGATGTCTGA
- the tnpA gene encoding IS66-like element accessory protein TnpA: MAGAKVISEFEVLSVDEVGRRRAWTDEEKIRIVEQSLRGHRQGSATARRVGISRSLLTRWRADYRDGRLGSAAPTFMAVSLAASAASAAVVETPPLVVATPVAEATIEVVLGNARRMIVPISIDPAVLARLLPIVDAS, from the coding sequence TTGGCAGGCGCTAAGGTCATTTCGGAGTTTGAGGTTCTATCTGTCGACGAGGTCGGACGCCGGCGGGCTTGGACCGACGAGGAGAAGATCCGTATCGTCGAGCAGAGCCTGCGGGGGCACCGGCAGGGATCGGCGACGGCACGGCGTGTTGGGATTTCGCGTTCTTTGCTGACGCGATGGCGGGCGGATTATCGCGATGGCCGGCTGGGATCTGCGGCACCGACGTTCATGGCTGTGTCGCTTGCGGCAAGCGCAGCATCGGCAGCGGTCGTCGAGACGCCGCCGCTAGTGGTGGCGACGCCCGTCGCGGAGGCGACGATCGAGGTGGTTCTGGGGAATGCGCGCCGGATGATCGTGCCGATCTCGATCGATCCGGCCGTGCTCGCTCGCCTGCTGCCGATCGTGGACGCATCATGA
- the glgC gene encoding glucose-1-phosphate adenylyltransferase, with amino-acid sequence MAEKRIQPLARDAMAYVLAGGRGSRLKELTDTRAKPAVYFGGKTRIIDFALSNALNSGIRRIGVATQYKAHSLIRHLQRGWNFFRPERNESFDILPASQRVSETQWYEGTADAVFQNADIIEDYNPEFMVILAGDHIYKMDYEPMLREHVESGADVTIGCLEVPRMEATGFGVMHVDENDMVVSFIEKPADPPGIPDKPDFALASMGIYVFRTKFLMEELRRDAATPGSSRDFGKDLIPHIVRHGKALAHRFSKSCVRSTFEGEAYWRDVGTIDAYWEANIDLTAITPQLDIYDRDWPIWTYAEIKPPAKFVHDEEGRRGSAVSSLVAGDCIISGAALRKSLIFTGARVNSFSMLDEAVVLPDCYVGRNARLTRVVIDRGVRIPEGLVVGEDPDEDARRFRRTESGICLVTQSMIDRLK; translated from the coding sequence ATGGCAGAAAAACGGATCCAGCCGCTGGCGCGTGACGCGATGGCCTATGTGCTGGCGGGCGGCCGCGGCAGCCGACTGAAGGAACTGACCGACACCCGCGCCAAGCCCGCCGTCTATTTCGGCGGCAAGACCCGCATCATCGACTTCGCGCTGTCGAACGCGCTCAATTCCGGCATCCGCCGCATCGGCGTCGCCACCCAGTACAAGGCGCATTCGCTGATCCGCCACCTGCAGCGCGGCTGGAACTTCTTCCGCCCGGAGCGCAACGAGAGCTTCGACATCCTGCCGGCCAGCCAGCGCGTCTCGGAGACGCAATGGTACGAGGGAACGGCCGACGCCGTGTTCCAGAACGCCGACATCATCGAGGACTACAATCCCGAATTCATGGTGATCCTGGCAGGCGACCACATCTACAAGATGGACTACGAGCCGATGCTGCGCGAGCACGTGGAATCCGGCGCGGACGTGACGATCGGCTGCCTCGAGGTGCCGCGCATGGAGGCGACCGGCTTCGGCGTGATGCATGTCGACGAGAACGACATGGTCGTCTCCTTCATCGAGAAGCCCGCCGATCCGCCCGGCATTCCGGACAAGCCCGATTTCGCGCTGGCCTCGATGGGCATCTACGTCTTCCGCACCAAGTTCCTGATGGAGGAACTGCGCCGCGACGCCGCGACCCCGGGTTCCAGCCGCGACTTCGGCAAGGACCTGATCCCGCACATCGTCCGGCACGGCAAGGCGCTGGCGCACCGCTTCTCCAAGTCCTGCGTCCGCTCGACCTTCGAAGGCGAGGCCTACTGGCGCGACGTCGGCACGATCGACGCCTACTGGGAGGCCAACATCGACCTGACCGCGATCACGCCGCAGCTCGACATCTACGACCGCGACTGGCCGATCTGGACCTATGCCGAGATCAAGCCGCCGGCGAAGTTCGTCCATGACGAGGAGGGCCGGCGCGGCTCGGCGGTGTCGTCGCTGGTGGCGGGCGACTGCATCATCTCGGGGGCGGCGCTGCGCAAGTCTCTGATCTTCACCGGGGCGCGGGTGAACTCCTTCTCGATGCTCGACGAGGCGGTGGTGCTGCCCGATTGCTATGTCGGCCGCAATGCGCGCCTGACCCGCGTGGTGATCGACCGCGGCGTGCGCATTCCCGAAGGCCTGGTCGTCGGCGAGGACCCGGACGAGGACGCGCGGCGCTTCCGCCGGACCGAGTCCGGCATCTGCCTGGTGACGCAGTCGATGATCGACAGGCTGAAATGA
- a CDS encoding alpha-D-glucose phosphate-specific phosphoglucomutase, giving the protein MIRTVATTPYDDQKPGTSGLRKKVPVFQQKNYAENFIQSVFDSLEGFAGKTLVIGGDGRYYNREVIQTALRMAAANGFGRAIVGQGGLLSTPAASNVIRRHGAFGGLVLSASHNPGGPTEDFGIKYNVGNGGPAPERITEAVFARSKVIDRYLTLDAPDLDLDRTGTFDLGGMAVEVIDPVADYAALMETLFDFDAIRAMFAGGFRMAFDAMHAVTGPYATEILERRLGAAPGTVRNGVPLPDFGGHHPDPNLVHAKELHDLMMGPDAPDFGAASDGDGDRNLIIGRGIFVTPSDSLAMLAANAHLAPGYAAGLKGIARSMPTSAAADRVAEKLGIGLYETPTGWKFFGNLLDAGMATICGEESAGTGSDHVREKDGLWAVLLWLNILAVRKESAKEIARRHWAEYGRNYYARHDYEAVETERANALMAELRGRLASLPGTAVQGLTVAFADDFSYTDPVDGSVSRNQGIRIGFEGGSRIVFRLSGTGTEGATIRVYLERYEDDPARLAQETPDALADLILAADAIAGIGRHTGRAAPDVVT; this is encoded by the coding sequence ATGATCAGGACGGTTGCCACCACGCCTTACGACGACCAGAAGCCGGGCACTTCGGGCCTGCGCAAGAAGGTGCCGGTCTTCCAGCAGAAGAACTATGCCGAGAACTTCATCCAGTCGGTCTTCGACAGCCTGGAGGGGTTTGCCGGCAAGACGCTCGTCATCGGCGGCGACGGCCGCTACTACAACCGCGAGGTCATCCAGACCGCGCTGCGCATGGCCGCCGCCAACGGCTTCGGCCGGGCGATCGTCGGGCAGGGCGGCCTCCTGTCGACGCCGGCGGCCTCGAACGTCATCCGCAGGCACGGCGCCTTCGGCGGGCTGGTGCTGTCGGCGAGCCACAATCCCGGCGGCCCGACCGAGGATTTCGGCATCAAGTACAATGTCGGCAATGGCGGCCCGGCGCCCGAGCGCATCACCGAGGCGGTGTTTGCGCGGTCCAAGGTGATCGACCGCTATCTGACCCTCGACGCGCCCGACCTCGACCTCGACCGGACCGGGACCTTCGACCTCGGCGGCATGGCCGTGGAGGTGATCGATCCCGTGGCCGACTATGCCGCGCTGATGGAGACGCTGTTCGACTTCGACGCCATCCGGGCGATGTTTGCGGGCGGCTTCCGCATGGCCTTCGACGCCATGCATGCGGTGACCGGACCCTACGCGACCGAGATCCTGGAGAGGCGGCTGGGGGCGGCGCCGGGGACGGTGCGCAACGGCGTGCCGCTGCCCGATTTCGGCGGCCATCACCCGGACCCGAACCTCGTCCACGCGAAGGAGCTCCACGACCTGATGATGGGACCCGACGCGCCCGATTTCGGCGCGGCCTCGGACGGCGACGGCGACCGCAACCTGATCATCGGCCGCGGCATCTTCGTCACCCCGTCGGATTCGCTCGCCATGCTCGCCGCCAACGCGCATCTGGCGCCGGGCTATGCGGCCGGGCTGAAGGGCATCGCGCGCTCGATGCCGACGAGTGCGGCCGCCGACCGGGTGGCCGAGAAGCTCGGCATCGGCCTCTACGAGACGCCGACCGGCTGGAAGTTCTTCGGCAACCTGCTCGATGCCGGCATGGCGACCATCTGCGGCGAGGAGAGTGCGGGCACCGGCTCCGACCACGTGCGCGAGAAGGACGGGCTGTGGGCGGTGCTGCTGTGGCTCAACATCCTGGCGGTGCGCAAGGAGAGCGCGAAGGAGATCGCGCGCAGGCACTGGGCCGAGTATGGCCGCAACTATTATGCACGCCACGACTACGAGGCGGTGGAGACGGAGCGGGCGAACGCGCTGATGGCGGAACTGCGCGGCAGGCTGGCGAGCCTGCCGGGGACGGCGGTGCAGGGCCTCACCGTCGCCTTCGCCGACGACTTTTCCTACACCGATCCGGTCGACGGGTCGGTGTCGAGGAACCAGGGCATCCGCATCGGCTTCGAGGGCGGCTCGCGCATCGTCTTCCGCCTGTCGGGGACGGGCACCGAGGGCGCGACGATCCGCGTCTATCTCGAGCGCTACGAGGACGATCCGGCGCGGCTTGCGCAGGAGACGCCCGACGCGCTGGCCGACCTGATCCTTGCCGCCGACGCGATCGCCGGCATCGGCCGCCACACCGGGCGGGCGGCGCCCGACGTCGTCACCTGA
- the tnpC gene encoding IS66 family transposase, producing MSDGAAEIARLRAELAASDARARVAEAELAEARALVSTSEAMIAHLRLEIAKLRREQYGHSSERRARLIEQMELQLEDLEAAATEDEIASERAAARTTTVAAFERRRPARKPFPAHLPRERVVIEPPKACTCCGSSRIVKMGEDGEPSSAIGPRTMASETLEAVSRRWKVIQTVREKFTCRDCEKISQPPAPFHATPRGWAGPNLLATIFFEKFRQHQPLNRQAERYAREGVDLSLSTLADQVGTCSVALEPIHALIKAHVLAGNRLHGDDTTVPLLARGGTRQARLWTYVRDDRPFAGGASPAVLFHFSADREKTHPNRHLAGWTGVLQADAGACPRAGHRPDPGGGYNDLYRAGREPAPVTSALCWSHARRKFFELADVADAVRKGKATHAISPVALKAVERIDALFAIERDLNGLSADARRQARQELSRPLVEELHAWFRSERAQMSRHNPVAKAIDYMVEKDGRWDAFTRFLHDGRVCLTNNAAERALRGIALGRKAWLFAGSQRGGERAAFMVTLIVTAKLNDIDPQAWLADVLGRMPNLPMSRLTELLPWNWAAGREREPKAA from the coding sequence ATGTCCGACGGTGCCGCCGAGATCGCCAGACTTCGTGCCGAACTCGCCGCTTCCGACGCCCGCGCCAGGGTGGCGGAGGCCGAGTTGGCCGAGGCGCGTGCGTTGGTCTCGACATCTGAGGCGATGATCGCGCATCTGAGGCTGGAGATCGCCAAGCTCCGGCGCGAGCAGTATGGCCACAGCTCCGAACGGCGTGCCCGGCTGATCGAGCAGATGGAGTTGCAGCTCGAGGATCTCGAAGCCGCCGCCACCGAGGACGAGATCGCGTCCGAGCGTGCAGCGGCCCGCACCACCACGGTCGCCGCCTTCGAGCGACGCCGTCCGGCCCGCAAGCCCTTCCCCGCACATCTCCCGCGCGAGCGCGTGGTGATCGAGCCGCCGAAGGCATGCACCTGCTGCGGCTCCTCGCGCATCGTGAAGATGGGAGAAGACGGCGAGCCATCGTCCGCCATTGGTCCGAGGACAATGGCGAGCGAGACCCTGGAGGCGGTGTCACGCCGGTGGAAGGTGATCCAGACCGTCAGGGAGAAGTTCACCTGCCGGGACTGCGAGAAGATCAGCCAGCCGCCGGCACCCTTCCATGCCACGCCGCGGGGCTGGGCGGGACCAAACCTTCTGGCCACCATCTTCTTCGAGAAGTTCAGGCAACATCAGCCGCTGAACCGGCAGGCCGAGCGCTATGCCCGCGAAGGCGTCGACCTCAGCCTGTCGACGCTCGCCGACCAGGTCGGAACCTGCTCGGTGGCGCTGGAGCCGATCCATGCGCTCATCAAGGCCCATGTGCTGGCGGGCAATCGGCTCCACGGTGACGACACGACGGTGCCGCTGCTGGCGCGAGGTGGAACCCGGCAGGCGCGGCTGTGGACCTATGTTCGTGACGACCGCCCCTTCGCCGGCGGTGCCTCGCCCGCCGTCCTGTTCCACTTCTCTGCCGATCGCGAGAAGACCCATCCCAACCGGCACCTCGCCGGATGGACCGGCGTCCTGCAGGCCGATGCCGGAGCCTGCCCTCGGGCCGGCCACAGGCCGGACCCGGGGGGAGGCTACAACGATCTCTACCGGGCGGGCCGCGAGCCAGCGCCCGTGACCAGCGCCCTGTGCTGGAGCCACGCCCGACGGAAGTTCTTCGAATTGGCCGACGTCGCCGATGCCGTGCGCAAGGGCAAGGCCACACATGCGATATCGCCTGTCGCGCTGAAGGCCGTCGAGCGGATCGACGCGCTCTTCGCGATCGAGCGCGACCTCAACGGTCTCTCCGCCGATGCCCGGCGCCAAGCCAGACAGGAGCTGTCGCGCCCGCTCGTCGAGGAACTCCACGCCTGGTTCCGCAGCGAGCGGGCGCAGATGTCCCGGCACAATCCGGTTGCCAAGGCGATCGACTACATGGTCGAGAAGGATGGCCGCTGGGACGCCTTCACGCGGTTCCTGCACGATGGTCGGGTGTGTTTGACGAACAATGCCGCCGAGCGGGCCCTGCGCGGTATCGCCCTGGGAAGAAAGGCATGGCTCTTCGCCGGCTCGCAACGCGGCGGCGAGCGCGCGGCCTTCATGGTCACACTGATCGTCACCGCCAAGCTCAACGACATCGACCCGCAGGCATGGCTTGCCGATGTGCTCGGCCGCATGCCGAACCTGCCCATGTCGCGCCTGACGGAACTGCTCCCGTGGAACTGGGCGGCCGGGCGCGAGCGGGAGCCGAAAGCCGCCTGA
- a CDS encoding glycogen/starch/alpha-glucan phosphorylase translates to MDRATTSELPIFAAHDDDPKALADEILKCLTYRVGKDASVATPYDWLAASIKVVRDRIIERWIASTKEAYAQKRKRVYYLSMEFLIGRLMRDAFSNLGLMQQMREALKLLDVEIDVIAGLEPDAALGNGGLGRLAACFMESMASVDLPAHGYGIRYVHGLFRQEIQDGWQVELPETWLDHGNPWEFERRERSVEIGFGGTVESITAKDGRLERHVWRPQERVLAVAYDTPVVGWRGRRVNTLRLWSAMAVDPILLAAFNAGDHIGALREANQAASLTRVLYPADSHQAGQELRLRQEYFFTAASLQDIVQRHLSQYGDLLTLPDKAAIHLNDTHPAVAIAELMRLLMDVHGIDFDTAWGLTKRTFAYTNHTLLPEALESWPVPVFERLLPRHMQIVYAINAQVLLEARSRQIFDLEQIRRISLIHEDGDRRVRMGNLAFVGSHSINGVSGLHTDLMKQTVFSDLNRLYPGRINNKTNGITPRRWLMQCNPGLTALAREAIGDRFLDDTDALKELNRFAADAAFRDRFAAVKRANKQKLAELVAERLGLRIDPSALFDVQIKRIHEYKRQLLNIVEAVALYDQIRSHPEKDWLPRVKFLAGKAAPSYHNAKLIIKLANDVARVINRDPAVRGLLKIVFVPNYSVSVAEIMVPAADLSEQISTAGMEASGTGNMKFALNGAITIGTLDGANVEISECVGDDNIVIFGLKAHEVEETRRKGYVPRAIIESSPELGQALHAISSGVFSPDDPGRYRALVDALYQTDWFMVAADFDSYSEAQRRVDEIWRNAPDWYAKAIRNTANVGWFSSDRTIREYDRDIWHAGL, encoded by the coding sequence ATGGACCGGGCGACGACGAGCGAACTCCCGATTTTTGCGGCGCATGACGACGATCCGAAGGCGCTGGCGGACGAGATCCTGAAGTGTCTGACCTACCGGGTCGGCAAGGATGCGTCGGTGGCCACGCCCTATGACTGGCTGGCCGCGTCGATCAAGGTCGTGCGCGACCGCATCATCGAGCGCTGGATCGCCTCGACGAAGGAGGCCTACGCGCAGAAGCGCAAGCGGGTCTATTACCTGTCGATGGAGTTCCTCATCGGCCGGCTGATGCGCGACGCCTTCTCCAATCTCGGCCTGATGCAGCAGATGCGCGAGGCGCTGAAGCTGCTCGACGTCGAGATCGACGTGATCGCCGGGCTGGAGCCGGATGCCGCACTCGGCAATGGCGGCCTCGGGCGGCTCGCCGCCTGCTTCATGGAGAGCATGGCCTCCGTCGACCTGCCGGCGCACGGCTACGGCATCCGCTACGTGCACGGCCTGTTCCGGCAGGAGATCCAGGACGGCTGGCAGGTGGAACTGCCCGAGACCTGGCTCGACCACGGCAACCCCTGGGAATTCGAGCGCCGCGAGCGCTCCGTCGAGATCGGCTTCGGCGGCACGGTCGAATCGATCACGGCGAAGGACGGGCGGCTGGAACGGCATGTCTGGCGGCCGCAGGAACGCGTGCTGGCGGTGGCCTACGACACGCCCGTCGTCGGCTGGCGCGGCCGGCGGGTCAACACGCTGCGGCTGTGGTCGGCGATGGCCGTCGACCCGATCCTGCTCGCCGCCTTCAATGCCGGCGACCACATCGGCGCGCTGCGCGAGGCCAACCAGGCCGCCTCGCTGACGCGCGTGCTCTATCCGGCCGACAGCCACCAGGCCGGCCAGGAACTGCGCCTGCGGCAGGAATACTTCTTCACCGCCGCCTCGCTGCAGGACATCGTCCAGCGGCACCTGTCGCAGTATGGCGACCTGCTGACGCTGCCCGACAAGGCGGCGATCCATCTCAACGACACGCATCCGGCGGTGGCCATCGCCGAGCTGATGCGGCTCCTGATGGACGTGCACGGCATCGACTTCGACACCGCCTGGGGGCTGACCAAGCGGACCTTCGCCTACACAAACCACACGCTGCTGCCGGAGGCGCTGGAAAGCTGGCCGGTGCCGGTGTTCGAGCGGCTTTTGCCGCGCCACATGCAGATCGTCTACGCCATCAACGCGCAGGTGCTGCTCGAGGCGCGCAGCCGGCAGATCTTCGACCTCGAGCAGATTCGCCGCATCTCGCTGATCCACGAGGACGGCGACCGGCGCGTGCGCATGGGCAACCTCGCCTTCGTCGGCTCGCACTCGATCAACGGCGTGTCGGGCCTGCACACCGACCTGATGAAGCAGACGGTGTTCTCCGACCTCAACCGGCTCTATCCGGGCCGCATCAACAACAAGACCAACGGCATCACGCCGCGCCGCTGGCTGATGCAGTGCAATCCGGGGCTGACGGCGCTGGCGCGCGAGGCAATCGGCGACCGCTTCCTCGACGACACCGACGCGCTGAAGGAGCTGAACCGCTTCGCCGCCGACGCCGCCTTCCGCGACCGCTTCGCGGCGGTCAAGCGCGCCAACAAGCAGAAGCTCGCCGAGCTCGTCGCCGAGCGGCTCGGCCTGCGCATCGACCCGTCGGCGCTGTTCGACGTCCAGATCAAGCGCATCCACGAATACAAGCGCCAGCTGCTCAACATCGTCGAGGCGGTGGCGCTCTACGACCAGATCCGCTCGCATCCCGAGAAGGACTGGCTGCCGCGGGTGAAGTTCCTGGCCGGCAAGGCGGCGCCGAGCTATCACAACGCCAAGCTGATCATCAAGCTCGCCAACGACGTCGCCCGCGTGATCAACCGCGACCCGGCGGTGCGGGGGCTGCTGAAGATCGTCTTCGTGCCGAACTACAGCGTCTCGGTGGCCGAGATCATGGTGCCGGCCGCGGATCTCTCGGAGCAGATCTCGACCGCGGGCATGGAGGCCTCGGGCACCGGCAACATGAAGTTCGCGCTGAACGGCGCGATCACCATCGGCACGCTCGACGGCGCCAATGTCGAGATCAGCGAATGCGTCGGCGACGACAACATCGTCATCTTCGGGCTGAAGGCGCACGAGGTGGAGGAGACGCGCCGCAAGGGCTACGTGCCGCGGGCGATCATCGAAAGCTCGCCCGAACTCGGCCAGGCGCTGCACGCGATCTCGTCGGGCGTCTTCTCGCCCGACGATCCGGGCCGCTACCGGGCCCTCGTCGATGCTCTGTACCAGACCGACTGGTTCATGGTGGCGGCCGACTTCGATTCCTATTCGGAGGCGCAGCGCCGGGTGGACGAGATCTGGCGCAACGCGCCGGACTGGTACGCCAAGGCGATCCGCAACACGGCCAACGTCGGCTGGTTCTCCTCCGACCGGACGATCCGGGAATATGACCGCGACATCTGGCATGCCGGCCTCTGA
- the tnpB gene encoding IS66 family insertion sequence element accessory protein TnpB (TnpB, as the term is used for proteins encoded by IS66 family insertion elements, is considered an accessory protein, since TnpC, encoded by a neighboring gene, is a DDE family transposase.), with the protein MIAFPAGAKVWIAGGVTDMRCGMNSLALKVQQGLGRDAHGGEIFCFRGRRGDLVKILWHDGIGMSLYGKRLEAGKFVWPAGPGGGAVAISAAQLGYLLDGIDWRNPRWTQRPAKAG; encoded by the coding sequence ATGATCGCGTTTCCTGCCGGCGCGAAGGTTTGGATCGCAGGGGGCGTCACCGACATGCGGTGCGGCATGAACAGCCTGGCACTGAAGGTGCAGCAGGGTCTGGGGCGTGATGCGCACGGTGGGGAGATCTTCTGCTTCCGTGGTCGGCGCGGCGATCTGGTGAAGATCCTGTGGCACGACGGGATCGGCATGTCGCTCTACGGCAAACGTCTGGAGGCGGGCAAGTTCGTCTGGCCTGCCGGTCCAGGTGGGGGTGCCGTGGCGATTTCGGCAGCCCAGCTCGGCTATCTCCTCGACGGGATCGACTGGCGCAATCCGCGCTGGACGCAGCGTCCGGCAAAGGCTGGTTGA